One stretch of Arachis hypogaea cultivar Tifrunner chromosome 20, arahy.Tifrunner.gnm2.J5K5, whole genome shotgun sequence DNA includes these proteins:
- the LOC112784306 gene encoding potassium channel AKT2/3 isoform X1, with the protein MERNNLSSSYDPHHIVKECEKKKKDHDHLGGSSRNMSFNLRNVSKLILPPLGVSSNNQNHVESRAWIISPMDSRYRCWESFMVVLVAYSAWVYPFEVAFMHSSPEYRRIYIVDTVVDLFFAVDIVLTFFLAYIDRTTHLLVQDSTKIALRYLSTWLVMDVASTIPYEALSCLFTGKHYVSLPYYLLGLLRFWRLRRVKQFFTRLEKDIRFSYFWIRCARLLSVTVFSVHCGGCLYYMLADRYPHKGKTWIGAVNPNFRETSLWIRYISAMYWSITTMSTVGYGDLHAVNTVEMIFIIFYMLFNLGLTAYLIGNMTNLVVEGTRRTMEFRNSIESASNFVSRNRLPPRLKEQILAYMCLRFKAESLNQHHLIEQLPKSICQSICQHLFYETAAKAYLFKGVSKEILLSLVAKMKAEYLPPREDVIMQNEAPDDVYIIVSGEVEFIDCVMEKERVLGTLQTGDMFGEVGALCCRPQSFTFRTKTLTQLLRLKTSTLIETMQVKKEDNIQILKNFLQHFKQLKDLSIRDLMVESVEEEDPDMAVNLLTVATTGNAVFLEELLRAGLDPDIGDSEGKTPLHIAASNGHEDCVKVLLKHACNLHLRDINGNTALWDAIASKHYSIFRILYQLAALSDPHTPGDLLCTAAKRNDLVVMKELLKLGLNINSNDHQGMSAIQIAMQENHVDMVELLVMNGADANGVCTNGFSALALNEMLRKREVGHRINVNEAIPCDFVSEGKHQEDQKKNKGSSNGFNCPRISIYRGHPIQRRGKGSMEPGKLIRLPDSLEDLKTIAGKKFGFDAKDAMVTDEEGAEIDCIDVIRDNDKIFVVL; encoded by the exons ATGGAGAGGAACAATTTGAGTAGTTCATATGATCCTCATCACATAGTGAAGGagtgtgagaagaagaagaaggatcaTGATCATTTAGGAGGTTCATCAAGGAACATGTCTTTCAATCTGAGGAATGTTTCAAAGCTCATTCTTCCACCACTCGGAGTTTCTTCCAACAATCAGAACCATGTTGAATCAAGAGCCTGGATCATATCACCAATGGATTCAAGATACAG GTGTTGGGAGAGTTTTATGGTTGTTCTGGTAGCATACTCTGCATGGGTGTATCCATTTGAAGTAGCATTCATGCACTCATCTCCAGAATACAGGAGAATCTACATTGTTGACACTGTTGTTGACCTTTTCTTTGCCGTTGACATTGTGTTGACCTTCTTCTTGGCCTACATAGATCGAACTACTCATCTATTAGTTCAGGACTCCACAAAGATTGCACTCAG GTACTTGTCAACATGGTTGGTAATGGATGTGGCATCAACGATCCCTTACGAGGCACTCTCTTGCTTGTTTACCGGCAAACACTATGTCTCCCTCCCTTACTACCTCCTTGGCCTCCTCCGCTTTTGGCGTCTCCGCCGTGTCAAACAATTCTTCACAAG GCTTGAGAAAGACATAAGGTTCAGCTATTTCTGGATCCGATGTGCTAGACTTCTCTCT GTAACAGTATTTTCAGTTCATTGTGGTGGGTGCTTGTATTACATGCTGGCTGATAGGTACCCTCATAAAGGGAAGACATGGATTGGAGCAGTAAATCCAAACTTCAGAGAGACAAGCCTTTGGATCAGATACATCTCAGCCATGTATTGGTCTATCACCACCATGTCCACCGTTGGCTATGGCGATCTCCACGCTGTTAACACTGTCGAAATGATCTTCATCATTTTCTACATGCTCTTCAACCTCGGCCTAACTGCTTACTTGATTGGTAACATGACTAACCTTGTTGTCGAAGGAACTCGCCGTACCATGGAATTT AGAAATAGCATTGAATCAGCATCAAACTTTGTGTCCCGAAATCGATTGCCTCCGAGGTTAAAGGAGCAGATCCTGGCTTACATGTGTTTGAGATTCAAAGCTGAGAGTTTGAATCAGCATCACCTCATTGAGCAACTACCAAAATCAATTTGCCAGAGCATCTGCCAGCATTTGTTCTATGAAACTGCAGCAAAAGCTTATCTTTTCAAAGGTGTCTCAAAAGAAATTCTCTTGTCCTTG GTTGCGAAAATGAAGGCAGAGTACCTACCTCCTAGAGAGGATGTTATTATGCAAAACGAAGCGCCAGATGATGTTTACATCATAGTTTCTGGGGAAGTAGAGTTCATTGATTGTGTAATGGAGAAAGAGAGAGTCTTGGGGACTCTACAAACAGGGGACATGTTTGGAGAAGTTGGTGCACTTTGCTGCAGACCTCAGAGCTTTACCTTTAGAACAAAGACTCTCACACAGCTTCTAAGGCTGAAAACTAGTACACTGATTGAAACAATGCAGGTTAAGAAAGAAGACAATATACAAATACTCAAGAATTTCCTTCAG CATTTCAAGCAGCTTAAGGATCTTAGTATCAGAGATTTAATGGTGGAGAGTGTGGAAGAAGAGGATCCTGACATGGCTGTGAACTTGTTGACTGTGGCCACCACAGGCAATGCTGTTTTTCTTGAGGAGCTTCTAAGAGCAGGTTTGGATCCTGACATTGGAGACTCAGAAGGGAAAACCCCATTG CACATAGCAGCATCAAATGGGCATGAAGATTGTGTTAAAGTTTTACTTAAGCATGCATGTAACTTACATTTGAGAG ATATCAATGGTAACACAGCACTATGGGATGCTATAGCATCAAAGCATTACTCCATATTCAGAATCCTCTACCAGCTTGCTGCTCTCTCCGATCCACACACACCGGGTGATCTCTTATGCACAGCAGCAAAAAGAAATGATTTAGTAGTGATGAAGGAGCTCTTAAAGCTAGGATTGAACATTAACTCCAATGATCACCAAGGAATGTCAGCAATCCAAATTGCCATGCAAGAAAACCATGTGGACATGGTTGAATTGCTTGTCATGAATGGAGCAGATGCCAATGGTGTATGTACTAATGGATTTTCTGCATTAGCCTTAAATGAAATGCTGCGAAAGCGCGAAGTTGGTCATCGAATCAATGTGAATGAGGCCATACCATGTGATTTTGTGTCAGAAGGGAAACACCAAGAAGATCAAAAGAAGAATAAGGGAAGTTCAAATGGATTCAACTGCCCAAGAATAAGCATATATAGAGGTCACCCTATACAGAGAAGAGGAAAAGGTTCCATGGAACCTGGGAAGTTAATAAGGTTACCTGATTCATTAGAGGATCTCAAAACTATTGCAG GTAAAAAATTTGGGTTTGATGCAAAAGATGCAATGGTAACTGATGAAGAAGGAGCTGAGATAGACTGTATTGATGTCATCAGAGATAATGATAAGATTTTTGTTGTTTTATAG
- the LOC112784306 gene encoding potassium channel AKT2/3 isoform X2, whose amino-acid sequence MDVASTIPYEALSCLFTGKHYVSLPYYLLGLLRFWRLRRVKQFFTRLEKDIRFSYFWIRCARLLSVTVFSVHCGGCLYYMLADRYPHKGKTWIGAVNPNFRETSLWIRYISAMYWSITTMSTVGYGDLHAVNTVEMIFIIFYMLFNLGLTAYLIGNMTNLVVEGTRRTMEFRNSIESASNFVSRNRLPPRLKEQILAYMCLRFKAESLNQHHLIEQLPKSICQSICQHLFYETAAKAYLFKGVSKEILLSLVAKMKAEYLPPREDVIMQNEAPDDVYIIVSGEVEFIDCVMEKERVLGTLQTGDMFGEVGALCCRPQSFTFRTKTLTQLLRLKTSTLIETMQVKKEDNIQILKNFLQHFKQLKDLSIRDLMVESVEEEDPDMAVNLLTVATTGNAVFLEELLRAGLDPDIGDSEGKTPLHIAASNGHEDCVKVLLKHACNLHLRDINGNTALWDAIASKHYSIFRILYQLAALSDPHTPGDLLCTAAKRNDLVVMKELLKLGLNINSNDHQGMSAIQIAMQENHVDMVELLVMNGADANGVCTNGFSALALNEMLRKREVGHRINVNEAIPCDFVSEGKHQEDQKKNKGSSNGFNCPRISIYRGHPIQRRGKGSMEPGKLIRLPDSLEDLKTIAGKKFGFDAKDAMVTDEEGAEIDCIDVIRDNDKIFVVL is encoded by the exons ATGGATGTGGCATCAACGATCCCTTACGAGGCACTCTCTTGCTTGTTTACCGGCAAACACTATGTCTCCCTCCCTTACTACCTCCTTGGCCTCCTCCGCTTTTGGCGTCTCCGCCGTGTCAAACAATTCTTCACAAG GCTTGAGAAAGACATAAGGTTCAGCTATTTCTGGATCCGATGTGCTAGACTTCTCTCT GTAACAGTATTTTCAGTTCATTGTGGTGGGTGCTTGTATTACATGCTGGCTGATAGGTACCCTCATAAAGGGAAGACATGGATTGGAGCAGTAAATCCAAACTTCAGAGAGACAAGCCTTTGGATCAGATACATCTCAGCCATGTATTGGTCTATCACCACCATGTCCACCGTTGGCTATGGCGATCTCCACGCTGTTAACACTGTCGAAATGATCTTCATCATTTTCTACATGCTCTTCAACCTCGGCCTAACTGCTTACTTGATTGGTAACATGACTAACCTTGTTGTCGAAGGAACTCGCCGTACCATGGAATTT AGAAATAGCATTGAATCAGCATCAAACTTTGTGTCCCGAAATCGATTGCCTCCGAGGTTAAAGGAGCAGATCCTGGCTTACATGTGTTTGAGATTCAAAGCTGAGAGTTTGAATCAGCATCACCTCATTGAGCAACTACCAAAATCAATTTGCCAGAGCATCTGCCAGCATTTGTTCTATGAAACTGCAGCAAAAGCTTATCTTTTCAAAGGTGTCTCAAAAGAAATTCTCTTGTCCTTG GTTGCGAAAATGAAGGCAGAGTACCTACCTCCTAGAGAGGATGTTATTATGCAAAACGAAGCGCCAGATGATGTTTACATCATAGTTTCTGGGGAAGTAGAGTTCATTGATTGTGTAATGGAGAAAGAGAGAGTCTTGGGGACTCTACAAACAGGGGACATGTTTGGAGAAGTTGGTGCACTTTGCTGCAGACCTCAGAGCTTTACCTTTAGAACAAAGACTCTCACACAGCTTCTAAGGCTGAAAACTAGTACACTGATTGAAACAATGCAGGTTAAGAAAGAAGACAATATACAAATACTCAAGAATTTCCTTCAG CATTTCAAGCAGCTTAAGGATCTTAGTATCAGAGATTTAATGGTGGAGAGTGTGGAAGAAGAGGATCCTGACATGGCTGTGAACTTGTTGACTGTGGCCACCACAGGCAATGCTGTTTTTCTTGAGGAGCTTCTAAGAGCAGGTTTGGATCCTGACATTGGAGACTCAGAAGGGAAAACCCCATTG CACATAGCAGCATCAAATGGGCATGAAGATTGTGTTAAAGTTTTACTTAAGCATGCATGTAACTTACATTTGAGAG ATATCAATGGTAACACAGCACTATGGGATGCTATAGCATCAAAGCATTACTCCATATTCAGAATCCTCTACCAGCTTGCTGCTCTCTCCGATCCACACACACCGGGTGATCTCTTATGCACAGCAGCAAAAAGAAATGATTTAGTAGTGATGAAGGAGCTCTTAAAGCTAGGATTGAACATTAACTCCAATGATCACCAAGGAATGTCAGCAATCCAAATTGCCATGCAAGAAAACCATGTGGACATGGTTGAATTGCTTGTCATGAATGGAGCAGATGCCAATGGTGTATGTACTAATGGATTTTCTGCATTAGCCTTAAATGAAATGCTGCGAAAGCGCGAAGTTGGTCATCGAATCAATGTGAATGAGGCCATACCATGTGATTTTGTGTCAGAAGGGAAACACCAAGAAGATCAAAAGAAGAATAAGGGAAGTTCAAATGGATTCAACTGCCCAAGAATAAGCATATATAGAGGTCACCCTATACAGAGAAGAGGAAAAGGTTCCATGGAACCTGGGAAGTTAATAAGGTTACCTGATTCATTAGAGGATCTCAAAACTATTGCAG GTAAAAAATTTGGGTTTGATGCAAAAGATGCAATGGTAACTGATGAAGAAGGAGCTGAGATAGACTGTATTGATGTCATCAGAGATAATGATAAGATTTTTGTTGTTTTATAG
- the LOC112786719 gene encoding protein BPS1, chloroplastic-like, with product MMGSSVNGFYNFLNQGLNDLHHSFLSHNFMSIQFLSQVISSLQSFHSHLTILVRKLRLPVGGKWLDEYMDESSRLWDACHVLKSAISGMENYYSAASNIASSLDGYHYLSPEHSRQVIRAINVCQREIVGLEEENKSLLETRIQALSQCLNQNICMESKLNGFSGFRGVLYAMRSVSSLLLMILLSGLAYCCSSSCFHHHDHNMVLGSGFMVSMAILKQKVAEEIDQPGILMFELQQAKGAMEELKMELERGGEIQVKVENIKSCFGLLRCGVDTLTGQLDDFFDDIVECRKKLLDICTQR from the exons ATgatgggttcttctgtgaatggTTTCTACAACTTTCTGAACCAAGGACTCAATGATCTTCACCACTCTTTCCTCTCACACAACTTCATGTCAATCCAGTTCCTCTCACAGGTCATCTCTTCCCTCCAATCCTTCCATTCCCACCTCACCATCCTCGTCCGCAAGCTCCGGTTGCCGGTGGGCGGCAAATGGCTTGATGAATACATGGATGAAAGCTCGAGGCTGTGGGATGCATGCCATGTCCTTAAATCCGCCATTTCTGGAATGGAGAACTATTACTCTGCTGCTTCCAACATTGCTTCTTCTTTGGATGGTTATCACTATCTCTCTCCCGAGCATTCACGCCAG GTTATTAGAGCAATAAATGTTTGTCAGAGGGAGATAGTGGGAttggaagaagaaaacaagagCCTATTAGAAACAAGGATTCAAGCATTGTCACAATGTCTGAACCAGAACATCTGCATGGAATCAAAGTTGAATGGATTCAGTGGATTCCGTGGAGTTCTCTATGCAATGAGGAGTGTTAGCTCATTGCTTCTCATGATCCTTCTCTCTGGCCTTGCTTACTGTTGCTCTTCCTCTTGCTTCCACCACCATGACCACAACATGGTTTTGGGTTCAGGCTTTATGGTTTCCATGGCCATATTGAAGCAGAAAGTAGCAGAGGAAATAGACCAGCCTGGGATTCTCATGTTTGAGTTGCAGCAAGCTAAGGGTGCAATGGAGGAATTGAAGATGGAGTTGGAGAGAGGTGGTGAGATCCAAGTGAAAGTTGAAAACATCAAGAGTTGCTTTGGATTGTTGAGATGTGGTGTTGACACTCTTACTGGACAACTTGATGATTTCTTTGATGACATTGTTGAATGCAGGAAGAAGCTTTTGGATATCTGCACTCAAAGATAG